The Diabrotica virgifera virgifera chromosome 4, PGI_DIABVI_V3a genome segment agagtttttggaggtcgattctgatggcgtattcatgttcagcaaccacaaaactcctcgagtaatctacttgcatcacattagtgtctgaaagcctcgaaatttaagaatatggcgtgtatattAGTCACCCCGAGCATTAGGTAAAGATCTcttctaatgtgacattcttgttcagaaaccccaaaaaccacctgagtaatctgtctgtatcaatttactgccgaaattaatatatataaatatggtacagaaaatgcttaacaaataaaaaggtaccatatcaaatcactaacaatatgtatagggtgtgaatgttcctacaaaattaacaaaaacactacataaactacctcgtataatatttcaaaacactatattttattaaagagaacatcgagtagaatccgaaaatgtaaaaatatacagggtattccatttaaaaaacaaaaatttgtgtcaccctgggaaaacgggtagccctgtatattagaaaatactgttaaatcatagtcctatctgtggcccatgttttacctaagtaactttttttcgtatatcttacgacaaacgagtaattgtaCTGTGTCACaataatgccccaccctgtatacaaaataaccataaaaccatcctgcctctttgtaaatagacttatattaagattcttgaaacatgtgcaaaatggcatgactcagaaaatcgttgactttttcacgaattttcttacaaatctaggactcctgccgtcttacaagaaccgtttaaccttcctgtcgagtaccgaaaaggtattgattgtatttgagtgttataactttttaaaggcaggactaataaaatcacggaatcagggtgaaaattttccgcagaattttccaagggacaagtatacttaaacattaggagacgtcatgccaatattttttttgatcattttgaaataaatatgtttagtttatttagttggcagaacctagaaaatcatgaaaatttcattattttccttacatgtttgtatacatatatactccgttaccccgtttgcaaccctcctgcccaaaaaattttcttcataaaatcgatagtatcctgtctatctacggatatggcaggacttagaaattcatcgcaaaaccctatttttattttttgggaaaatctaatatttacaggaaaatgtaacaggaaatttgtggatgtttccacagattgtaagtacatcgtctacccttccagtgttgcaaaaggcaggacttagaaaatcgtggctgaacttctgtataatatctcccagtctatcaacttcaactagtaaaagttgatttaaatttttcaaatcaacttttactgctcgtttcagttggagttgactagaACTAGaaaaagtcaactctaactgagaatcaacttgaactgtaacatatacactgtaaatcccaaatcataatttacaaagtttataatgGTAAATTCTGATTCAAGAGTGCTCCCCGTAACATtaaacgtgtcttggtttgtttatttctagtgcagctttattgtgattttagtatagtataatattttcaattttaaaagaattaaaaagcttatgatgaatgtttatgtcgggagctagctgatctacaatacatgctattagaatgtccttttagtccagggcgcatctgttttgagatggacgttgaaaggtgactcaaatttttttgcagaaattgcttgagaataaatcaaataataatatttaagttatccttccacgcaaaatggtccggaacattgtttaaataatcgaaatgtcaaaatatgaaggaaaaattcgatttttctattgtttttttgattataactttaaaactattcatttctaagaaaagttgtactgacataaaagttgcataattaaatttcctacaatatataattggtaaaaaatttaaaaaatagtcacccttgttgcaaaacagcaataattgagaaaaaaaccatacaaaaacaagtattcgcattttacgtttttcaaccatttatgctacactaaggaccttaatattttacccagaaaaactttatgatatagtgaaacaacactgtaaatttcattgagATCGCTTTAAGgtgctacagtagcgatcaacaggtagccaaaacgcgttccaagattgcggctgtaattttgaatattttttcgagatatttggcagacgtatttgtaatataatagagaatggcgatacagagcccaatttaaaaaatatattaatatgtggaaattactctgtaattaaatacaatattaaaaaacgagcatgtaccgccattaagaagaacaaaaaaatacactttcttcaaataaacttttttatccgatgcctagattttgtgtcatttcggaactactaatgaaataaaaaactttaaaataaaaaacagagtaaaaaagtTAGTGGTAATAATAGTTTTAAATGTagatataggctattgattatattcaaaataagatagctaaaaggaactacaacgttaacggggttttattatttcacatGGTCAATGgatatctatatatgaaaaaacctcggagtgctaccatttaaagcggtgcgtttttgagaaatggctgaattagtccctgggcacaggttacattagggtgagttccatgcacttttggtacaaacctacctacataaaaattgttcctggttgaatttcttatctaaatatcactttttaaagtcaaggatacttttttttacaaaaatatattcaaaagaaaaagcacaaagaaacccaaaagaaagaaattttgtttttcgtccataacttttgtccacgaggatataggtatagatattgctttacagaaaaaaaacctacatatttcttctttaaaatgttgtttagtagaggtaattagaatttatagttttcgaaatatgatttttcaaattttgccactcacagcaattttgggcaattttccttgttatttcgcaaatattgtgctgtaacttttttctacgtaactttaggtatatgcaattatacacgtaatagaaatagaaatcaattacctttaaaatggtctactgtgtaTCGTTATACGACTTTTTTTTTacagagattatggtttttcaaggttttatacttttaacgatttttataatataatataaaaataaaataatattattatataatatactacatattatataataatacattatatatagtatatataatataatattatattatatattatatgatacctaatataaaaaaaatattattttttacattttttacgattatttttaaaatttctcattataacttttttcttctacatttaggtatatattatattatataataataaaagcttattttgtttactttaaaatggtgtattacaaaacattctaggattatttttgaataagatattatttttcaaaatgtaataagtacttgcaacgatttttgattttagtattattttttaaatttcccattataactttttttttcttgtaaatgaatatactatatattgctcaataaagagagcttgctttctgttctttaaaatggtgtatcatctatatttaaataatggaaaccgagtgattctttgatattttttacctgtattatttaaaattatttcttttacaaaaattacataaacattagtcttagaaaacatcactttagttaaaattatttaaacgttgacatttaaaaaattttcaaaatcaaagttcatctgttcgttagcattagcttcaatatcttcctctggcacctcagttatcttagagttcccacaattagtacccatgcacatgcacatgcaccctttgcagaatattaaacaactaattcctatcttcctacaaccgcagatttttgtacatcctttggtacatttacatgctattttttcaagcaaaacttgtggtgcaggagctttgacagcaaatattgaaattaatccatattttgaagctTGCCCGGCTGAGTCACGTGGATCGaaatattacctataaaaaagaagatttaatcataacacacaatcacataaaaaagttataatgagaaatttaaaaaataatccaaaaatcaaaaatcgttgcaagtacctacttattacattttgaaaaagcatatcttattcaaaaataatcctggaattttttataatacttataaaacagaataagctttcatttttattatacataatataatatacacctaaatgtagaaaaaaaattataatgggaaagttaaaaaataatcgtaaaaaatataaaaactcgttaaaagtataaaatcttgaaaatgataacctctttaaaagaagtcgtacaacattatacagtagaacatttttaaggtaatttatttctattcctcttacatgtaccattgcatatgcctaaagctgcgtagaaaaaagttacagaacaatattagcgaaataacaaggaaaattgcccaaaatttatGTGAGTgaggaaatttgaaaaatcatattttgaaaactgtaaatcctaatgacctctaccaaacatcattttaaagagaaaatatgtaacttttttttctgtgaagcaattcctatacctatatccccgtggacaaaagttatgggacaaaaaacaaaatttctttcttttgggtttctttgtgctttttcttttaaatatattttagtaaaaaaaagtatctttgactttcaAAAGTTATATttggataggaaatttaaccaggaacaatttttgtgtagacgtatttgtaccaaaagtgcatagaactcaccctaatataacctgtgcccagggactaattcacccatttctcaaaaacgcacccctttaaatggtagcactccgcggttttttcatatatagagattcattgaccatatcaaataataaaaccccgttaacgttgtagttcctttctatagtacataaacAATAGCCTAATACTAAGcacatattttgtaaaagaggGAACTCAAAACACATttactggccagttggttgccgAAATCAGTGCCAATAAAACAAATACACACacaaaagtttttaaaagtttGTACTAGCTAACTATTTTTCAGCTTAGTTATTTTCATAAGAAaccttaaaattaaatatttctacattaaaatattacaaataccaaatggaaattttagataaacaTCGAGGACAAAAAGGCGATCGAGGTTTTACAGGCAGTCCAGGCCGTCCAGGCCTGCCACTAGATGGACCACCAGGCCCACCAGGGAGATATATACCTGGTATGTAAAATATaaattcttattcttcttttttaggTGCCGTCTTCTTAACGAAGGTTGACGATGACTTTTGCAAAGTCTTCTCTATTTTGAGCTTTTcttattaaactttgaaaatccaATCCTGTCCATTCTTTGATGTTGCGCAGCCAGGTCATTGGTCGTCTACACGGGCTGCGTCTGCCTTCTATTTTCTCTTCTATAATAAGTTGAAATGACGATAAATGAAAATCGTTGTTctttcataactcaaaaagtattgatttattttactaactttatacaacaaattttgcttagaatttatgcCTCTAtcgattcatttttaataatataaatttccCCGCCAAAAGAGGTACCATCCACCCCCAGAGGAGTTAAAGTGCAAGCTGGCACCATGTCACATTTTTCGTTTCCtgaggtatcttctaactacttaccaattttcatgaataTTCAGGAGGATAAACGAAATCAGAGGCGAAAACCAGCAGTGACTGCACTGTAACTGCAAAACTTATTACAACGATAGTAACATATTATGTAATACAGATTTTTATGCTATTTTAGGTCCTCCGGGTATGCCAGGTTTGCCAGGTATGAAAGGTAGCAAGGGTACACCAGGCCTAGCGGGGCTGGAAGGTGTTAAAGGTACAGTATTAttgtttgtatatttttacaagaATAAAGAAATAGCTAAACGCGATAAAAATGAATGCTGCACACAATAATCAAGCTAAAAAAGAGCTAATATTAATATTACGTGGTGCAAAAATGTGTATTTTCATTTTAAcgaaaaatgtaattatagttttattttgaaagatttttccataatattttttaaatttgaagtaaaacgcaccACAAAAGAGTATATTTGATAAAGTTTGCACTTTGAGGCTATTTTGGGGcgcgttttatttcaaatttaaatacTATGGTAAAATCTTTCAaattaaaactagaattttattttccgtcAAAATGAAAACTCATTTTTGCGCCACGTGATATCCATAATACCTCTTTTATAGCTTGATTTAGCGCGTTTAgctgttttttattcttgtatcaggagatTTGTTAAAGTTTTttacaaattaaatgtataaacttAAATATAATGATTCTCGAtaacacgttaagcgttataaaccaCTAAACCATTATCGCAGAAATTATCTAATGATTACGACCTTAAACACCTTGAACTATGATTGTCATGGTCGGattttagcgtcgtaaccactacaacatTTCGGTGGTAATTGTTAAATGGATTATACATATTATTTTGAAGCTCGATAACTTCTAGAAGGCTTAGCCAAATTTAGTAACTAAACATGGGTTTGAATGTTATTGAAAAGTAGTGTCTGATGCACTCAATGTCAAAATATCTGAATGTATTATTTATAGGATACAGCGAGCTAAAAAGCTGTTTTTTTTCAGaggaaatatatttgatcatatttataagACCTATAACTGAAAACTTTAATTTTCCCAGATtgtcagttattggcgcaatttatTGTAGATGGGAGATTTGAGTAactgtcgaaaaaccaaaattttcaatatacaattttttagtttttcggctatactgagcaaTGTGTCTGTCCGATCGTGACCATTTAGACACCATTTGGAAGCTGAACTGAagcactattgatttggtgtatttgcggttctcgtGTCTCTTTTCGAATCTCACATAAATTTACCCAAAAAATATGCCTTGTTGCACCTGCACATTCCTATaaatagctggcttatgggtggtcacaAATCACAAACTACACAGATTTTAAATCGGCCCTGGCCCTGTCTTAAAACATAGAAATTCAGATCAGTGTAACTTGTCCAAACAGTTACAAACatacatacaaaaaaaatatccacaaatattttcctccttttaaatagaaattgagtcaaatttctgagctcgataactttggAATGGTATAACTGATTTTCAAATTTAGACGTACGTTGGGAAGATAATGATCAATACTATCAGAAGTCGCAGACGTCATACTTAAAGGAATTTTGggaaaaataatgaaaaacatACCCCAAACGGGGACGGCTGTAAAACCCACACCATTAGACTATAATGGATAGTTTACATATTATAGATTGAGGGGCCTTTTCTTAAATTTGAAGACGGGATTTAGCCtatttttcaattcagtcacgTTGACAGAATcgaaaatttcttcttcttcttctttttgtttagacatgactctgtctgttttttcaatgtgcctctagtaagttgtcgttccatcgttttcgtggtgtTCCTACTAATCGTCTTCCTATTTAAGAACCGtttctcgctgtcctgactaccccatttgttgtcattcggcttatgtggtccttccattctattcttctgtttcttatccagttattaatgttatcctccttgcatcttcgtcgtatatctgtacttctagctctgtcccatagagtcttaccatcgattttttaaagggttttcatctccgctgtttcgagcaatctttttgttctctctgtgtAGGCTCgagtttctgccgcgtatgtcattattggtctgagaactgttttataaattctgccttccatttattttccgatatttttatttctccatattgtgtcattcaggcaacctgcggctctgtttgctctattcacttgatcttccacttctgtttcgagccttccgtagctagatattCTGATGCCTGGGTATTTAAACTCGATCACTTATTATCTGActttccagctccaatttacatcttattggatctgctgttataaccatgcattttgtcttttttgaggaaattaacatgttaaagtttctggcggttatgttaaattggtgcagcatacgttgtaaatcatcttcactttgagagattagtattggatcgtccgcatagcagattattttaagttgtttttctcccatttggtatccttttttatttcttactACTGTACTGTACTACTGTACTTCTTActgtacagtgaggacgtttgagtttgcataaattcattatcacGAGAATGGGCCAATTTGAAGAGAATTTTTtcgacaggtcgatttttattttaaattaggactttttgccatatatataatactagtgacgtcatccatctgggcatgatgatataatagatgatttttttaaatgagagtaggggttggatactcatttgaaaggtaattcaattctctattcaacaataacctaattatttatagagggtggccaaacaaaaattttttgaattaaatttattgaaacaaaaagaataatgtatgtaatttattttatgcaaaatacattttactgctgtcagaaaacagaaaaaaatgttaatttggaAAAATAGTAGTTAAtaatgtttgatttaaaaatttaacaaattatttGTATGCAGTatgtactttaaaagtattttaaatCTCCTTACCATATTTGCCAAAAACTGTAGGTACAGTGCAACctactaatttatgttaaataaacgttcctggctactaccaaaggcgtacgacatgggaaagtgaatgattgacccgTCCCCAATCCTAAGCCACTGACATACTCTTCTTTTCGTAACGATAATATCattcaagatatttgaagttaaaaatgaaagagtgcaatacattaatcaaaatagctgtgccgttttattttcaacttcaaatatttcgaaaactaatgactttattgttATGAATTAggattatattatttacacaaaaagtattgcaaaatcgaaatattgtgctaaaatagcaatttcgctaTTGGCGTAGAATGCGGGAAGGGCAAACCATTCACTGTCCTCTGTCggacgcctctggtagtagccagaaacgtttgtctatcataatttagtagggtgtacgggAACTACACGTTTTGCGAAGTATGACAACGATATGTCAAATAGTtataaagtactgggtaaaaatatttattaaattttgaaataaaattttatttgagaggcacattttatttgagtgatttgggttaaatcttaatattttaaggtCTAGAGTCTGCAACGCAGAGATTGGATATTGTTAATGAATCACCCTTGATGgaatattaaagattttaatcACACTAATTATAAAGTGGATCTCAAACCCATTTTttagtgcgtcattaattttgacgtcttataggattttaagaatgtcgcaaatCAAATAATACATGAAATTTTATTTCAATCTGACAGTTGATCTTTACCGTATtgggcctggatcccgcgtaccaaaaaaaagttgattaatagcaagctgaaaatttgttaatagcttaacggtgtctagtcggacaaactttgatgttcgagaacactggaacaggggaagttttaattgtggaacagtttaaaaatttgaaaagtcagattacgaaaacgtcccgtgtatgttgtcggacagaacatccaattgatttattacccgttcattaaattctcatgcaaaaatcagactgtcaTTACTTaacaacatgattcctgtcatttgacatattcttcgtgttctactcattaaaatgcccagttggtgataaacaccattctgagttttgcatgagagtataatgaaatggtaacaaatcaattggaagttgtgtccgacaaaatacatgtgacgttttcgtagtctgactttccaaatttttaacctgttccacaattaaaacttcccctgttccagtgttccaggACATCAACGTTTGTCcggctagacaccgttaagctatcaacaaattttcagcctgaaattaatcaactttttgaagttatacttctttaccggcgatatgagggtgaatttttatatgttaaaacctatgatccggcgcatgcgcattataactttgttctgattggatgttcaaatgacatgtcaaaaattattcaatatggcggctgtggcacaactttagttagattatttatggttgttgcgttttaaaatttgtgtgaaaagaaacaacaaacaacagttagttaatagttatactgcctttttaaatagttttcatatatctATATTTTTGGCCTTTTGGACTATTTTCGACAAGGAAAACttattctaatttggtaagtaatttttattataatcatattgtaattatacatttggattaggttgaaatacagtagagcgtcgattatccgaactaattgggagacataggtgttcggaaaaccgatttgttcggataatcgaactacaatatattgatacatatttatagtcatacatatttatccacaagtgaataaaagccatatttatatacatacctacatatttatttatatcttgataatgacaactagcaactaaacaaaaaagtgcagtctttgcaacaacataattatttttggatacagtattgaagaaaattgaagatattttaagcgtcaattactaacgcttgctcggataatcgacgctctactgtacatttattttctcaagaatggggattttagagagaaatcccaaattaggtacgatttttatttttaaattatgattttttggcgaagatttatttatctagtaggtatgtaatgctttgatttacatacttaatttgattaccaacaaaagttctaccaatcttcatctaatatattgttttcttactgttttgttatattttaatattttcttccacaaaatttaaactacataatttaattatattcaaaacaagtgtcaaacagtaaaacgttcagttaccctatttttccacatgagaaataatgtggaattggacgagtgagtctaggcttcgattacgaaccAAAGCGCCcagaaattcacgggttcgattcccgatgcaagttttaatttttttatttttttatgaattttatgattgtaagtatatttgttatataattttttttttagaaaatgcgtatttaaaatttttgccaacaattattatcgtttagaaatcatttttttctttgtggcaATTTTCAATGTgattgtgtgcgttttattcttttatttttttaaatttttggtattgtcttaaaaatcacataatatgtagtagaagtataacttcttacgtgcgtacaaagtacacacacattcatttttttttggtacgcgagatccaggtcTATATACTATCTTGGAATTTCCCAGATATCT includes the following:
- the LOC114340698 gene encoding collagen alpha-5(IV) chain isoform X1, with the translated sequence MKLLFFVVFVCILCEYCIHGFTDVEIEEINNICADEINKHRGQKGDRGFTGSPGRPGLPLDGPPGPPGRYIPGPPGMPGLPGMKGSKGTPGLAGLEGVKGDPAPCAY
- the LOC114340698 gene encoding complement C1q subcomponent subunit A isoform X2, producing the protein MRVYKHRGQKGDRGFTGSPGRPGLPLDGPPGPPGRYIPGPPGMPGLPGMKGSKGTPGLAGLEGVKGDPAPCAY